A genomic window from Paenibacillus sp. FSL K6-0276 includes:
- a CDS encoding DEAD/DEAH box helicase, translating into MNMHLRTMTIRLTLSQYGDALLYGMNEREDLVPGLQLKQRLFAWHEASFYGTELTVQPAGEGVELVILPAEQVLPFFAEQKLLSHIEWIWEGDAAHLTELAPLLAVCLENKQYIPDISTYRAGRLQWTWDEEALVQVAVENDTAKGAFEALNGGSEFSVGLRAAFSAAVSQRYYSTEAEAGDLRSEFPLLFDRSGALAAGMDTAAWLIAIGWKADTAPFRPALQLLEPEGDESPWRLQLVLQDKRDESALVPIRLADDGEPHGLWPTAWSAHVHERAAGWLERLRGSLPPERFAAGGDVLAEPLSDAIAWRFLTAESQRLLEAGWQVLLPAWWEAASRKKPRLRAKISSGEGNRGGESLFGLDSIIDFDWRISIGDADLTEAEFAELVARGERLVRFKGKWVSLDPALLAQIQRAMAGMDKSQGLSFQDVLQLHLLGSGEETDAEATEEQLQEDAARLRLEVELNEHLISLIGQLGQRSQWPKPAVPAGLKAELRAYQHEGYAWLTFLRRFGLGACLADDMGLGKTVQLIAYLLHIKENTDASSSRRQTDPPGWPALIICPTSVLGNWQKELQRFAPSLNVMLHYGSRRLDAGFFYGAASQADVVLTSYATAALDQELLKEFTWAAICLDEAQNIKNAQTKQSVAVRSFPALHRIALTGTPIENRLSELWSIYDFITPGYLGSAKAFNDRFSNAIEKERDEKRTVDLQNLVKPFMLRRKKKDPNIQLDLPDKNEMKTYVHLTAEQAVLYDQTVNGLLDRMQKLEGIERKGAILGALTGLKQLCDHPMLVTKEALPETDSDNKLDTSLLINRSSKLERLLDMVKELREEDERCLIFTQYVGMGKMLQAVLQQELGEPVLYLNGSTSKLARDRMIERFQTPAPSEDEGSRRPDALPSDQPNVFILSLKAGGVGLNLTAANHVFHFDRWWNPAVENQATDRAYRMGQTRDVQVHKFIALGTLEEKIDEMLESKQQLSDNVISSSEGWITELSTEALKDLFTLRRGLTD; encoded by the coding sequence ATGAACATGCACTTGCGTACGATGACCATCCGGCTTACGTTAAGCCAGTATGGCGACGCTTTATTATATGGAATGAACGAAAGGGAAGATCTCGTGCCCGGCCTGCAGCTTAAGCAGCGGCTATTCGCCTGGCATGAGGCGTCTTTTTATGGTACGGAGTTAACCGTTCAACCAGCTGGCGAAGGTGTTGAGCTAGTGATTCTTCCTGCTGAGCAGGTACTTCCCTTCTTTGCAGAGCAGAAGCTACTGTCGCATATCGAATGGATCTGGGAGGGCGATGCGGCTCATCTCACTGAACTGGCACCACTTCTGGCTGTATGTCTGGAGAACAAACAATATATACCCGATATATCTACTTACCGTGCGGGGAGGCTGCAATGGACTTGGGATGAGGAGGCTCTTGTGCAGGTGGCAGTGGAGAATGACACTGCCAAAGGGGCCTTTGAGGCGCTAAATGGCGGCAGCGAATTTAGCGTTGGCTTACGCGCGGCGTTCTCCGCCGCCGTATCGCAGAGGTATTACAGCACGGAGGCCGAGGCAGGCGACCTCCGGAGCGAATTCCCGCTTCTATTCGATAGAAGCGGGGCTCTTGCAGCGGGCATGGATACCGCTGCATGGCTTATCGCCATTGGCTGGAAGGCGGATACCGCGCCTTTCCGGCCTGCACTTCAGCTGCTGGAGCCGGAGGGGGATGAATCCCCTTGGCGGCTGCAGCTGGTGCTTCAGGACAAGCGCGATGAATCCGCGCTTGTTCCCATCAGGCTCGCCGATGACGGCGAGCCGCACGGCTTGTGGCCGACAGCATGGTCGGCCCACGTGCACGAACGCGCCGCGGGATGGCTGGAGCGCCTCCGCGGCAGTCTGCCGCCCGAGCGCTTCGCGGCGGGCGGCGACGTGCTGGCCGAACCGCTCAGCGATGCCATCGCTTGGCGGTTCTTGACGGCCGAGAGCCAGCGGCTGCTGGAAGCAGGCTGGCAAGTGCTACTGCCGGCGTGGTGGGAAGCCGCCAGCCGAAAAAAACCGCGCCTCCGCGCCAAGATCAGCTCCGGCGAAGGCAATCGCGGCGGCGAGTCGCTGTTCGGCCTCGATTCGATCATCGATTTCGATTGGCGAATCTCCATCGGCGACGCTGACCTCACCGAAGCTGAATTTGCTGAGCTGGTCGCAAGAGGGGAACGACTCGTCCGCTTCAAGGGCAAATGGGTCTCGCTCGACCCCGCACTACTGGCGCAAATTCAAAGAGCCATGGCGGGGATGGACAAGTCGCAAGGCCTGTCCTTCCAAGATGTGCTACAGCTTCATTTGCTAGGATCCGGCGAGGAAACAGACGCTGAAGCTACGGAAGAGCAGCTTCAAGAGGATGCGGCGCGCCTGCGTCTCGAGGTAGAGCTAAACGAGCATTTAATCAGCCTCATAGGTCAGCTCGGCCAGCGCTCGCAATGGCCGAAGCCTGCGGTACCTGCAGGACTCAAGGCAGAGCTGCGCGCCTATCAGCATGAAGGATATGCTTGGTTGACTTTCCTGCGTCGATTCGGTTTAGGGGCTTGTCTAGCCGATGATATGGGACTAGGTAAAACCGTCCAACTCATCGCGTATTTACTTCACATCAAAGAAAACACCGATGCAAGTTCATCCCGTCGCCAGACCGACCCACCGGGTTGGCCTGCTCTAATCATCTGTCCTACCTCTGTCCTGGGTAACTGGCAGAAGGAACTGCAGCGCTTCGCGCCTTCTTTAAACGTTATGCTTCATTACGGAAGTCGCCGTCTGGACGCAGGTTTCTTCTATGGCGCAGCTTCGCAAGCCGACGTAGTGCTAACCTCTTATGCAACTGCGGCGCTTGACCAGGAACTGCTGAAGGAATTCACTTGGGCGGCAATTTGCCTGGACGAAGCACAGAACATCAAGAATGCTCAAACGAAGCAGTCTGTAGCTGTGCGCAGCTTCCCAGCTTTGCACCGGATTGCGCTAACAGGAACACCTATAGAGAACAGATTATCTGAGTTGTGGTCCATTTATGATTTTATAACCCCAGGTTATCTGGGCAGCGCCAAGGCCTTTAACGACCGATTCAGTAATGCCATCGAGAAGGAACGTGACGAGAAGCGTACGGTGGATCTACAGAATCTCGTGAAGCCTTTCATGCTGCGTCGTAAGAAGAAGGATCCTAACATCCAGCTCGATCTACCCGATAAAAACGAGATGAAGACCTATGTTCATCTGACAGCTGAACAAGCTGTACTCTATGACCAGACCGTAAACGGACTGTTGGATCGTATGCAGAAGTTGGAAGGCATTGAGCGTAAAGGCGCCATTCTCGGGGCTTTGACCGGACTTAAGCAGCTGTGTGACCACCCGATGCTTGTGACCAAGGAAGCCCTCCCTGAAACAGATTCGGACAATAAACTAGATACCAGTCTACTCATTAACCGTTCTTCCAAACTCGAAAGACTGCTGGATATGGTTAAGGAACTGCGTGAAGAGGATGAGCGCTGTCTGATCTTCACGCAATATGTCGGTATGGGAAAAATGCTTCAGGCTGTTCTACAGCAGGAGCTGGGAGAGCCTGTCCTTTATTTGAACGGAAGCACCTCCAAACTGGCGCGTGACCGAATGATCGAGCGATTTCAGACGCCCGCTCCTTCCGAGGACGAAGGGTCCAGACGTCCAGATGCGCTACCGTCTGATCAGCCGAATGTATTCATCCTTTCACTCAAAGCTGGGGGTGTCGGTCTGAACTTAACCGCAGCCAACCACGTATTCCACTTCGATCGCTGGTGGAATCCAGCCGTCGAGAATCAGGCGACTGACCGCGCTTATCGCATGGGCCAGACACGTGATGTACAGGTGCATAAGTTCATTGCACTCGGGACGCTCGAAGAAAAGATTGATGAGATGCTGGAGAGTAAGCAGCAGCTAAGCGACAATGTCATCTCCAGCTCCGAAGGCTGGATTACCGAGCTGTCTACTGAGGCTCTGAAAGACCTGTTTACATTGCGGCGAGGCTTAACAGACTAA
- a CDS encoding SWIM zinc finger family protein, which yields MQPTYTMDDTQWSKLIQNVAYYFDDLTLKRGFQYYKQSRVRSFTMTEPAKMNALVEGREDYRVSIDLDSFTRCHCNCPVSGHCKHMAAVLLSYAEQQNRSVQVLANAKAASFLPKTSSSSPVGSDGKRQQQLKEHASRIANGGITEWREYFAFCITPLAHTTRNPEYVDRALSSITKFKPKLLPEMDKLFTLHAHLFLLEKLAKPSANLPGQVAFTSSLGYYTQVAVSELQEVITRLLKSVLPLSLEQEQEQDLWPLVIDTLSYLRREMLTESRDRLRNQPSFSLSYDLLWRNWIYPNTGGTKLYLDEIKQLQQAESELGASLSRHAWLLAQSRMYFYLKDDQKAWGLLNKAAERPGLHPDELMSFTSPLLDAGDWSRLVGWLVQIGPLLSSRLYNLNSYSTSWEEAVRHLPEAEPQMWNTLATMLPISGEVYEEKLVTYEKWQTWMDYQLSIGKQPSEFRVKDLQPVEKNAPEVLLPFYHQAAERFVLDKNRHSYKAAVKLLKRLSKLYKKMKQEERWEEFLDAFTTRHSRLRALQEELRKGKLIP from the coding sequence ATGCAACCAACCTATACTATGGATGATACGCAGTGGAGCAAGCTCATCCAGAATGTCGCCTATTATTTCGATGATCTTACCCTCAAAAGAGGGTTCCAATATTACAAGCAAAGCCGAGTTCGTTCGTTCACTATGACGGAACCAGCTAAAATGAATGCACTTGTTGAAGGTAGAGAGGATTACCGTGTTTCCATTGATCTGGACAGCTTCACTCGGTGTCACTGTAACTGCCCAGTTTCAGGTCATTGCAAGCATATGGCCGCCGTACTGCTAAGTTATGCTGAACAACAGAATAGGTCTGTGCAAGTTCTAGCTAACGCCAAGGCCGCATCTTTTCTCCCAAAAACATCAAGTAGTTCCCCTGTCGGATCCGATGGAAAGCGCCAGCAGCAGCTAAAAGAGCATGCCAGCCGGATCGCTAACGGAGGAATCACGGAGTGGCGCGAGTATTTTGCATTCTGCATCACGCCTCTGGCACATACCACTCGGAATCCCGAATATGTGGATCGAGCATTATCTTCCATTACTAAATTTAAGCCGAAATTACTTCCGGAGATGGACAAGCTATTCACTCTGCATGCCCATCTTTTTCTTCTAGAAAAGCTGGCTAAGCCTTCCGCCAATCTACCCGGTCAGGTCGCCTTCACCTCATCACTCGGCTATTACACGCAAGTAGCGGTTTCAGAACTGCAGGAAGTAATCACACGTCTATTAAAAAGCGTACTCCCGCTATCTCTCGAGCAAGAGCAAGAACAAGATCTATGGCCACTTGTCATCGATACACTCTCCTACTTGCGGCGCGAGATGTTGACGGAGTCGCGTGATCGCTTACGGAATCAGCCCTCTTTTTCATTAAGCTATGACCTATTGTGGAGAAACTGGATTTACCCAAATACAGGTGGAACTAAGCTTTACCTGGATGAAATCAAACAGCTTCAGCAGGCAGAAAGTGAATTAGGCGCTTCCCTTTCACGACATGCGTGGCTATTAGCCCAGAGCCGCATGTATTTTTATCTGAAGGATGACCAAAAGGCTTGGGGCTTACTGAATAAAGCTGCCGAGCGCCCGGGTCTCCATCCCGATGAGCTTATGAGCTTCACCTCCCCGCTTCTGGATGCAGGTGATTGGTCACGCTTGGTGGGTTGGCTTGTTCAGATCGGTCCTCTGCTGAGCAGCAGGCTCTATAATCTGAATAGCTATTCGACCAGCTGGGAAGAGGCCGTTCGCCACCTTCCTGAAGCTGAGCCGCAGATGTGGAATACACTAGCCACCATGTTACCTATATCTGGCGAAGTATATGAAGAGAAGCTAGTTACTTATGAAAAATGGCAGACATGGATGGATTATCAACTGTCCATCGGTAAACAGCCATCCGAATTTCGTGTCAAAGACCTCCAACCTGTAGAGAAAAACGCACCCGAAGTCCTGTTGCCCTTCTACCATCAGGCCGCCGAAAGATTTGTGCTAGATAAGAATAGACACAGCTACAAGGCGGCTGTGAAATTATTGAAGAGATTATCCAAGCTGTATAAAAAAATGAAACAAGAAGAACGGTGGGAAGAGTTCCTTGATGCCTTCACCACTAGGCACAGCAGGCTCCGCGCGCTGCAAGAGGAGCTTCGGAAAGGAAAGCTAATACCATGA
- a CDS encoding Hsp20/alpha crystallin family protein, translating into MFDLVPFGKRRDDAFGMLAKSLNDVFHDDFFAPIKSSTMSFRTDIRESEQAYLIEAELPGFKKEEIDIDYASPYLTIKAVRKEENAEENKEHQIVRRERRYGEYVRRFYVQDIAEEEIRASLKDGVLKLEVPKRQKPQGKRIEIQDSDSTGSQSE; encoded by the coding sequence ATGTTTGATTTGGTTCCTTTTGGTAAACGTAGAGATGATGCTTTTGGTATGCTGGCTAAGTCCTTGAATGATGTTTTTCATGATGATTTTTTTGCACCGATCAAGAGCTCCACGATGTCCTTTAGAACGGATATTCGCGAGAGTGAGCAGGCTTACCTGATTGAAGCTGAACTTCCTGGCTTTAAAAAAGAAGAAATCGACATTGATTATGCCAGCCCTTACTTGACGATTAAAGCGGTGCGTAAGGAAGAGAATGCCGAGGAGAATAAAGAACATCAGATTGTACGCAGAGAACGTCGATATGGCGAATATGTTCGTAGATTCTATGTTCAGGATATTGCAGAGGAAGAGATTCGCGCATCATTGAAAGACGGAGTGCTGAAGCTGGAAGTTCCAAAACGGCAAAAACCTCAAGGTAAACGCATTGAGATTCAAGACAGCGATTCTACGGGTTCACAGTCTGAATAA
- a CDS encoding DnaJ C-terminal domain-containing protein, translating into MANKSYYDALGVSKTATKQEIKKAYQKLAKKWHPDVNKAPEAEAKFKEAAEAYEVLGNEEKRKLYDEEQLYGAQRGRAGGGATSGASSWDSNFGGSWSGGTYSAGGSGISEEDLFGMFFGNRGSADRAGFDFFSSSGSGRSNGNPWGEDRSTMQAQLDITLEQAYKGATVRVQIGDKAVDVNIPPRSYEGMLMKIDGNTPGGIASGSDVLLALHILPHDIYEIRDGDLYGVVEVAPWQAVLGGEVKVPLPGGGAVKLKIPAGIQSGKTLRIPGKGLKRENGSNGDILFEIEIVIPEPTSEAEKSLYRKLAESSRFEARAKRQSVGAQRRRAKVGN; encoded by the coding sequence GTGGCTAACAAAAGCTATTATGATGCCTTGGGCGTGAGTAAAACAGCTACCAAACAGGAAATCAAGAAGGCTTATCAAAAGCTGGCCAAGAAGTGGCATCCTGATGTGAACAAAGCCCCTGAGGCAGAGGCGAAGTTCAAGGAAGCGGCTGAAGCCTATGAAGTTCTAGGTAATGAGGAAAAGCGAAAGCTTTACGATGAAGAACAACTGTATGGTGCTCAGCGTGGCAGAGCTGGTGGAGGTGCGACGAGTGGGGCCTCTTCGTGGGATTCAAACTTTGGTGGAAGCTGGAGCGGTGGAACTTATTCTGCAGGAGGTTCTGGTATTTCAGAGGAAGATTTGTTCGGAATGTTTTTTGGGAATCGGGGATCGGCGGATCGAGCTGGCTTTGATTTCTTTTCTAGTAGTGGTAGTGGGCGTTCGAACGGCAATCCATGGGGTGAGGACCGCAGTACGATGCAGGCGCAGCTGGATATTACGTTGGAGCAGGCCTATAAGGGAGCAACTGTAAGAGTACAGATCGGCGATAAAGCTGTGGATGTTAACATTCCGCCAAGATCCTATGAAGGCATGCTTATGAAAATCGATGGTAACACTCCGGGTGGCATAGCTTCGGGTAGCGATGTACTGCTGGCACTTCATATCCTTCCTCATGATATTTACGAGATTCGCGATGGCGACTTATACGGCGTAGTTGAAGTTGCTCCATGGCAAGCGGTATTGGGTGGAGAGGTGAAGGTTCCATTACCGGGTGGAGGGGCAGTGAAATTGAAGATTCCTGCAGGAATTCAGAGTGGCAAAACGCTGCGCATCCCCGGCAAAGGCTTGAAACGTGAGAATGGTTCGAACGGCGATATTTTATTTGAAATTGAGATTGTTATCCCTGAACCAACCAGCGAGGCGGAGAAGAGTTTATACCGTAAACTAGCTGAATCCAGCCGTTTCGAGGCCAGAGCTAAACGCCAAAGCGTTGGTGCGCAGCGCCGGAGGGCTAAAGTGGGTAATTAA